In Corallococcus macrosporus, the following are encoded in one genomic region:
- a CDS encoding DNA-methyltransferase — protein MTSDLTPESLRCVRADSREPEGYRAALGDTRASLLHTDPPYCLLTRRRKGGDLRDPRANKKIDRNPIVRFESVRDYRVFSEAWLTRATAHLTADAPLIIWTNLLGKEPILSAARDLGYTHLRGEYVWGKRTTDKNANEQLLRVYEVALVIARTPAPPLAPGDAPTVWAVVGGYDDDAEAVQWGGHPHHKPFSVLEPLVRTWSRPGDTVLDPFAGSGSMPSAALRLGRRPACMEVEPEWAERVTHRLRETARQLASAR, from the coding sequence ATGACCTCCGACCTCACGCCCGAATCCCTGCGCTGCGTCCGCGCCGACTCGCGCGAGCCCGAGGGCTACCGGGCCGCCCTCGGCGACACCCGCGCGTCCCTGCTCCACACGGATCCGCCCTATTGCCTGCTCACCCGGCGGCGCAAGGGCGGCGACCTGCGCGACCCCCGCGCGAACAAGAAGATCGACCGCAACCCCATCGTCCGCTTCGAGTCCGTGCGCGACTACCGCGTCTTCTCCGAGGCCTGGCTCACCCGCGCCACCGCGCACCTCACCGCCGACGCGCCCCTCATCATCTGGACGAACCTGCTGGGCAAGGAGCCCATCCTCTCCGCCGCGCGCGACCTGGGCTACACCCACCTGCGCGGCGAGTACGTCTGGGGCAAGCGCACCACCGACAAGAACGCCAACGAGCAGCTCCTGCGCGTCTACGAGGTCGCCCTCGTCATCGCCCGCACGCCCGCGCCGCCGCTCGCGCCCGGGGACGCCCCCACCGTGTGGGCCGTCGTCGGCGGCTACGACGATGACGCGGAGGCCGTGCAGTGGGGCGGCCACCCGCACCACAAGCCCTTCTCCGTGCTGGAGCCCCTGGTCCGCACCTGGAGCCGCCCCGGCGACACCGTGCTGGATCCGTTCGCCGGCAGCGGCTCCATGCCCTCCGCCGCCCTGCGCCTGGGCCGCCGCCCCGCCTGCATGGAGGTCGAACCCGAGTGGGCCGAGCGCGTCACCCACCGCCTGCGCGAAACCGCCCGTCAGCTCGCCAGCGCCCGGTAG
- a CDS encoding type VI immunity family protein translates to MSWNLPSVEMVAAHGSVIMKAGLSICFYMRRSHRELAPLISQALTTYIQAVGRQALTWYPDVEGEWQELDDAALESTHQELMRHPAPRVQLRDSYGSLVDFQFLYRGVDLDSPESRRAPGLHTCAASFWLPAQFLQSQGSGSFRELALALAKLLPLNSGHAGPSFHAWLGIKDLMRHMFQLGLRYPGMDVPDEHNNAYSVGEKVQGVHWMNFLGPPVLEALGGTSALTARLQTPGTSVQALGADRAVVTLGPEPDAGDMNEGRVLPAHRELARILEPWFAAREVSRPYRDNDALRRWERRFLD, encoded by the coding sequence ATGTCCTGGAACCTGCCCTCTGTCGAAATGGTCGCCGCGCACGGCTCCGTCATCATGAAGGCGGGCCTCAGCATCTGCTTCTACATGCGACGCTCGCATCGGGAACTGGCCCCTCTGATCTCACAAGCACTGACGACCTACATCCAAGCTGTCGGTCGACAGGCGCTGACCTGGTACCCAGATGTGGAAGGTGAATGGCAGGAACTGGATGACGCAGCACTCGAATCAACCCATCAGGAACTGATGAGACATCCAGCCCCGCGCGTCCAACTGCGGGACAGCTACGGAAGCCTCGTCGATTTTCAGTTCCTTTACCGGGGCGTCGACCTGGATTCACCGGAGAGCCGCCGCGCACCGGGCCTACACACCTGTGCGGCTTCCTTCTGGCTTCCCGCCCAGTTCCTCCAATCCCAGGGCAGCGGTTCGTTTCGAGAACTTGCCCTTGCATTGGCAAAACTGCTGCCCCTCAACTCCGGGCATGCAGGGCCGTCATTCCATGCCTGGCTGGGCATAAAAGATCTCATGCGGCACATGTTTCAGCTCGGCCTCCGTTATCCCGGCATGGATGTGCCGGATGAACACAACAACGCATACTCGGTGGGAGAGAAGGTCCAGGGCGTCCACTGGATGAACTTCCTGGGACCGCCGGTGCTTGAGGCGCTGGGAGGCACTTCCGCGCTGACGGCACGCCTCCAGACACCGGGGACTTCCGTGCAGGCGCTTGGAGCGGACCGCGCCGTCGTCACCCTGGGGCCTGAGCCTGACGCGGGCGATATGAATGAAGGGCGCGTGCTACCCGCGCACCGCGAACTGGCTCGAATCCTGGAGCCCTGGTTCGCGGCGCGAGAGGTCTCACGTCCCTACC